A genomic stretch from Malus domestica chromosome 15, GDT2T_hap1 includes:
- the LOC103401952 gene encoding chaperone protein dnaJ 1, mitochondrial isoform X6, with translation MRSSSFLGLLRRRLVSSVAAESPIDEADWTRSLSSLSEAFYRTPGSSSGGSVVGLASTLGIRYFHASGFCRAAERDYYETLGVSKNASRDEIKKAFRMLAKKYHPDANRDNPSSKRKFQEIRDAYETLQDPEKRAQYDRKRSSGSENVGYTAGRADGFRYENQSHGTAGAEGFRYGFETNFSSSFHKIFQEIFEHEFDQVGSNIQVELSLSFSEAVKGCTKHLSVNSHVPCDSCHGHGYPLNAKTKVCPTCRGIGRVTIPPFTSTCSTCKGSGQIIKEYCLSCRGVGIVEGVRQVEVSIPAGVESGDTISIPEAGNSGARGSEAGWLYIKIKVDEDPIFSRDGADLYVDSSISFTQAILGGTVEVPTLSGKIEVKIPKGVQPGQHLVLRGKGLPKHGFLVKHGDQYVRFRVKFPT, from the exons ATGCGAAGCTCAAGCTTCCTCGGCCTG CTTCGGAGGCGGCTGGTGTCGTCGGTGGCGGCAGAATCGCCCATTGATGAAGCAGATTGGACCCGGAGCCTCTCCTCGCTCAGTGAGGCATTTTATCGAACACCTG GTTCGAGCTCCGGCGGGTCGGTGGTTGGCTTGGCTAGCACATTGGGAATTCGTTATTTCCATGCCTCAG GGTTTTGCCGAGCAGCTGAACGAGATTATTATGAGACTCTTGGTGTTTCGAAAAATGCAAGCCGAGATGAGATTAAAAAAGCATTTCGCATG CTTGCCAAGAAATACCATCCAGATGCAAATAGGGACAATCCTTCTTCTAAAAGAAAATTTCAAGAGATAAGAGATGCCTATGAG ACTTTGCAAGATCCTGAAAAGAGGGCGCAATATGACAGG AAGCGTTCAAGTGGGTCAGAAAACGTAGGATATACAGCTGGACGTGCAGACGGGTTTAGGTATGAGAATCAGAGTCACGGTACTGCTGGTGCAGAGGGGTTTAGATATGGTtttgaaactaatttttccagTTCATTCCATAAAATATTCCAAGAG ATCTTTGAACATGAGTTTGATCAAGTTGGATCAAATATCCAG GTGGAGTTGTCACTTTCTTTCTCTGAAGCTGTTAAAGGATGCACAAAGCATCTCTCTGTCAATTCACATGTTCCCTGTGATTCTTGCC ATGGGCATGGCTATCCACTAAATGCCAAGACCAAAGTTTGTCCTACTTGTAGAGGTATTGGGAGA GTTACAATTCCTCCATTCACATCAACATGCAGTACGTGTAAAGGATCCGGCCAAATAATCAAG GAATATTGCTTGTCATGCAGAGGAGTAGGGATTGTTGAAGGTGTTAGACAGGTTGAAGTTTCAATACCAGCAG GTGTGGAGTCTGGAGACACAATCAGCATTCCAGAGGCTGGGAATAGTGGGGCACGAGGAAGTGAGGCAGGCTGGCTATACATTAAAATAAAG GTTGATGAAGATCCTATCTTTTCTAGAGATGGTGCAGATCTTTATGTGGACTCTAGTATTAGCTTTACACAA GCTATTCTTGGTGGTACGGTTGAAGTACCAACTTTGTCTGGGAAGATAGAAGTAAAA
- the LOC103401953 gene encoding pentatricopeptide repeat-containing protein At5g27460 — MAGREIFAGMRRWVPHFASSARRRPLSSVCSSSSSSLSSADRRRDDELQSKIMGLRKPDRSATTVIQNWVDGGHRVSVLELRCVSVQLLKSKRFNHALQVLTWMETRSDFRMSPGDHAMRLQSIINVNGMLEAEEYFEQLSTASKKTACLPLLHGYVVERDTEKAEALMLKLGGLGLIVNPNPYNEMMKLYMSTSEYGKVPLVVQQMKKNKIPLTVLSYNLWMNANAKLSGFGSVEMVYKEMLNDNNVEVGWSTLSTLAGIYMKAGLVEKASFALRSAEKKLSNCNRLGYSFLITQYASLNSKEDVLRLWKASKAVAGRIPCTNYMQILLCLVKLGDTVEAERIFMEWESNCFSYDIRVSNVLLGAYMRNGMTEKAEALHLHTLERGGQPNYKTWEILMEGRLKSQNMDKAVEAMKKGFCMLQDCHWRPSEETVMAFADYFEKHGNIEYANWYIRVIRSFGFASSTLYKSLLRMHLSAQRSASDILKMMEEDKVEMDEETSALVQAFRV, encoded by the exons ATGGCTGGCCGTGAAATCTTCGCCGGCATGAGACGATGGGTCCCGCATTTTGCAAGCTCGGCAAGGCGGAGGCCGCTGTCATCTGTCTGCtcttcgtcttcgtcttcgTTATCGTCGGCGGATAGGCGCAGAGACGACGAGCTTCAGAGCAAGATTATGGGGCTGAGAAAACCGGACCGGAGCGCAACCACAGTGATTCAGAATTGGGTCGACGGAGGCCACAGGGTCTCCGTTCTCGAACTCCGCTGCGTCTCCGTTCAGCTCCTGAAGTCTAAGCGCTTCAACCACGCTCTCCAG GTGCTAACATGGATGGAAACCCGAAGCGATTTTCGAATGTCGCCGGGTGATCATGCAATGAGGTTGCAGTCAATCATAAATGTGAATGGTATGTTGGAAGCTGAAGAGTATTTTGAGCAACTTAGCACTGCTTCAAAAAAAACTGCTTGTCTCCCCCTTCTTCATGGTTATGTTGTGGAGAGGGACACAGAGAAAGCCGAGGCGCTCATGCTGAAGCTTGGCGGGTTGGGGCTCATTGTGAACCCTAACCCGTATAACGAGATGATGAAGCTGTATATGTCCACATCTGAATATGGGAAAGTGCCCCTTGTTGTACAGCAGATGAAGAAAAACAAGATACCCTTAACTGTTTTATCCTATAACCTTTGGATGAATGCGAATGCAAAGCTATCCGGTTTTGGTTCGGTGGAGATGGTTTATAAAGAAATGTTGAATGATAACAACGTCGAGGTTGGATGGAGCACTCTGTCTACTTTAGCCGGTATCTATATGAAGGCAGGGCTTGTTGAGAAAGCCAGTTTCGCCCTGAGAAGTGCTGAAAAGAAGCTGTCTAATTGCAATCGCCTTGGTTATTCTTTCCTCATTACACAATATGCGTCTTTAAATAGTAAAGAGGACGTTCTGCGACTTTGGAAAGCTAGTAAAGCGGTAGCTGGGAGAATTCCATGTACCAATTACATGCAGATACTGTTGTGCTTGGTGAAGTTAGGTGATACTGTGGAAGCCGAGAGGATTTTTATGGAGTGGGAGTCCAATTGCTTTAGTTATGATATTCGAGTCTCCAACGTCCTTCTTGGTGCATATATGCGGAATGGAATGACTGAGAAAGCTGAGGCATTGCATCTACACACATTGGAGAGAGGCGGTCAACCAAATTATAAGACATGGGAGATCCTTATGGAAGGACGGTTGAAAAGCCAGAACATGGACAAAGCCGTTGAAGCGATGAAAAAAGGGTTTTGTATGTTGCAAGATTGTCATTGGAGGCCATCGGAGGAAACTGTAATGGCCTTTGCCGATTATTTCGAAAAGCATGGGAACATTGAGTATGCAAATTGGTATATCAGAGTTATACGTTCATTCGGTTTTGCAAGTTCGACATTATACAAATCACTGCTTAGAATGCACCTTTCTGCTCAGAGATCAGCCTCTGACATCCTGAAGATGATGGAGGAGGACAAAGTCGAGATGGATGAAGAGACTTCTGCCCTTGTTCAAGCCTTCAGGGTGTGA
- the LOC103401954 gene encoding phosphoribosylaminoimidazole-succinocarboxamide synthase, chloroplastic — MAQYTPTLNPPKALILKRSNPDPSFSSFSTFTTPKPKSINFPKFSMSVTAAQNQQHYQEPPSLEALINGARKEEVLGVIKSSSFHCLSETNLHLTVPGLKSKIRGKVRDVYDNGDYLVMVTTDRQSAFDRILASIPFKGQVLNETSLWWFDKTQHITSNAVVSAPDENVTIAKKCSVFPVEFVVRGFVTGSTDTSLWTVYKNGARNYCGNVLPDGLVKSQKLPANILTPTTKAADHDVPVTPDEIIERGLMTQAEYDEVSRKALSLFEYGQHVALEHGLILVDTKYEFGKGQDGSILLIDEVHTPDSSRYWIAHTYEERFQNGLEPENVDKEFLRLWFKDHCNPYEDEVLPDAPEELVCELAWRYIFLYETITKSKFKLPSTEEPIHDRISRNVARALSSLAR; from the exons ATGGCCCAGTATACTCCAACCTTAAACCCTCCCAAAGCCCTAATCCTCAAGCGCTCAAATCCCGATCcctctttctcttccttctcaACATTCACAACCCCAAAACCCAAATCCATTAACTTCCCAAAATTCTCCATGTCAGTCACGGCGGCCCAAAACCAGCAGCACTACCAGGAACCGCCGTCCTTGGAAGCTCTAATCAACGGTGCTCGCAAAGAAGAGGTGCTTGGCGTTATCAAGAGTTCGTCGTTTCACTGCCTCTCCGAAACCAACCTCCACCTCACAGTTCCTGGCCTCAAATCCAAAATTAGAGGCAAG GTTAGAGATGTTTATGACAATGGGGATTATCTAGTTATGGTTACGACGGATAGGCAGAGTGCATTTGACAGAATTCTTGCTTCCATTCCCTTCAAAGGACAG GTCCTTAATGAGACAAGTTTATGGTGGTTTGACAAAACTCAACACATAACTTCGAACGCAGTTGTTTCGGCTCCAGATGAAAATGTAACAATTGCAAAGAAATGTTCTGTTTTTCCCGTTGAGTTTGTGG TCAGAGGTTTTGTGACGGGAAGTACTGATACGTCATTATGGACGGTCTACAAAAATGGTGCTCGAAATTACTGTGGCAATGTACTCCCAGATG GCTTGGTAAAAAGCCAAAAGCTTCCTGCAAATATACTCACACCGACAACTAAGGCTGCAGATCATGATGTTCCCGTTACCCCAGATGAG ATAATTGAACGCGGACTAATGACTCAAGCTGAGTATGATGAAGTAAGCAGGAAAGCACTAAGCCTGTTTGAGTACGGACAG CATGTGGCATTGGAACATGGCTTGATATTGGTAGACACAAAATATGAATTCGGAAAGGGCCAGGATGGTTCCATTCTTTTGATTGATGAG GTGCATACACCTGATTCAAGTAGATATTGGATTGCACATACTTATGAGGAGCGATTTCAGAATGGTCTTGAACCTGAAAATGTTGATAAA GAGTTCTTGAGGTTGTGGTTCAAAGATCACTGCAATCCTTACGAAGATGAG GTCCTCCCTGATGCTCCTGAGGAACTTGTTTGTGAACTAGCTTGGCG ATACATTTTCCTGTACGAGACaataacaaaatcaaaattcaaGTTGCCCTCCACAGag GAACCAATACATGATCGGATATCACGAAATGTTGCGCGGGCGTTGTCATCTCTGGCTCGATAA